One genomic segment of Candidatus Fukatsuia endosymbiont of Tuberolachnus salignus includes these proteins:
- a CDS encoding putative holin — protein sequence MSEPISNSTATLVTTSVTIADVLSRADANVLIAALAGAVIFVLSAIEFTLFKRIMLFAVSFFTGIVTAGFVSEMLATIVPTQIEVKAPIGALLASTISVRFLMSINNNLTFFINRFDKRGGEDVK from the coding sequence ATGTCGGAGCCGATTTCTAATAGTACGGCTACTCTCGTGACTACTAGCGTAACCATTGCTGATGTATTATCACGGGCGGATGCAAATGTACTGATCGCTGCATTAGCAGGAGCAGTAATTTTTGTTCTATCGGCAATAGAATTTACATTGTTCAAAAGAATCATGTTGTTTGCGGTATCTTTTTTTACGGGTATTGTTACAGCTGGTTTTGTTTCTGAGATGCTCGCCACGATTGTACCCACACAGATAGAAGTTAAAGCGCCTATCGGCGCTCTACTTGCTTCAACAATCTCCGTCCGTTTTTTGATGTCGATTAACAATAACCTTACTTTTTTTATAAACCGTTTTGACAAGCGAGGTGGTGAAGATGTTAAGTAA
- a CDS encoding phage holin family protein, translating into MLSKYVIIVNAIACLVTAGRLFSYQRQGAAYRPWAGFYAYILIVASGSVTIRVLMGDYTTADWSETLINITVCIAVVAARGNIMRLARPAKDNL; encoded by the coding sequence ATGTTAAGTAAATATGTAATTATTGTTAATGCAATCGCATGTTTGGTGACTGCGGGGCGCTTGTTCTCATATCAACGCCAAGGCGCCGCCTATCGCCCGTGGGCTGGATTTTATGCGTATATTCTGATTGTTGCCAGTGGATCTGTAACAATCCGCGTTCTAATGGGTGATTACACGACTGCTGACTGGTCAGAAACCTTAATCAACATCACAGTATGTATTGCTGTTGTCGCTGCGCGTGGAAATATCATGCGTTTAGCACGACCTGCAAAAGATAATCTGTAG
- a CDS encoding AMP-binding enzyme, translating into MMSNQRPTLRHPKIELAQVFGIPDKKYGEAVCAWVVLRLGEQATAEEIIMFCQEKIASYKIPKIVRFVDKMPMTVTGKVQKFMMRKQMIEMRQYNDIK; encoded by the coding sequence ATGATGTCAAACCAGAGACCTACTCTACGGCACCCCAAAATTGAGTTAGCACAGGTTTTTGGTATACCCGATAAAAAATATGGTGAAGCGGTCTGTGCATGGGTGGTGTTACGCTTGGGTGAACAAGCGACCGCAGAGGAGATTATTATGTTCTGCCAAGAAAAGATCGCCAGCTACAAAATTCCAAAAATCGTACGTTTTGTCGATAAAATGCCAATGACCGTTACAGGAAAAGTGCAAAAATTTATGATGCGAAAACAAATGATTGAAATGCGGCAATACAATGATATCAAATAA
- the ltrA gene encoding group II intron reverse transcriptase/maturase — MIAKAENTSLERVRVLQRKLYLAAKTNPTRKFGVLYDKVCQIDVLWMAYKQVRANKGAPGIDQQTFEVIEKEVGVGSFLAEIQTKLMKKRYTPLPVKRVYIPKADGTQRPLGIPVIADRVVQAAVKIVIEPLFEATFKDCSYGFRPRKNAQQALREIYKWLNFKCHWVVDADLKSYFDTIPHDKLLLSVRTRVIDRSVVKLIEMWLKAGAMEEMKIRKETTGTPQGGVISPLLANLYLHWLDSTWEKKAFGKRPHDAHIVRYADDFVILCSKRPEFYLDQAKKVLDRLGLTLNAKKTRIVNAMKEPFDFLGHRFAVQPSKVTGELKTFYYPTPKAMKSVKQKIRDVVRKGQHWDWPTLVKEKVNPILRGWGNYFKTGNSRKHFLSIANYTIWTLCIMLRKKHKKRGKGWRDHPPSWFYDYHGLFKLYSLSVTGDEGSRYARPVPS; from the coding sequence GTGATTGCGAAAGCTGAAAACACGTCGCTAGAAAGAGTGCGAGTACTGCAACGAAAGTTATACCTAGCAGCCAAGACGAATCCAACACGGAAATTCGGCGTGCTGTATGACAAGGTGTGTCAGATCGATGTGTTATGGATGGCCTACAAGCAAGTCCGAGCCAACAAAGGTGCCCCAGGCATCGACCAGCAGACTTTTGAAGTCATTGAAAAGGAAGTTGGAGTTGGGTCATTCTTGGCTGAAATCCAAACAAAACTCATGAAAAAGAGGTACACGCCTCTGCCGGTCAAACGGGTGTACATCCCCAAGGCTGACGGAACGCAAAGACCTCTAGGCATTCCCGTTATCGCAGATCGTGTTGTTCAGGCAGCGGTGAAAATTGTTATCGAACCTCTTTTTGAGGCTACCTTCAAGGATTGCTCGTATGGCTTCCGGCCTCGGAAGAATGCACAACAAGCATTGCGGGAAATCTACAAGTGGCTGAATTTTAAGTGCCACTGGGTGGTAGATGCGGATTTGAAGTCGTACTTTGACACAATTCCGCACGATAAATTACTGCTGTCCGTTCGAACCAGAGTCATTGATCGCTCGGTTGTAAAGCTGATCGAGATGTGGCTTAAAGCTGGAGCGATGGAAGAGATGAAAATCCGGAAGGAGACGACCGGTACGCCGCAAGGGGGAGTAATTTCTCCCTTGCTCGCTAATCTCTACCTGCACTGGCTTGATTCGACGTGGGAGAAAAAGGCGTTCGGTAAACGTCCGCATGATGCTCATATCGTGCGATATGCCGACGATTTTGTGATTTTGTGCAGCAAGCGCCCGGAGTTTTATCTGGATCAGGCCAAGAAAGTCTTAGACCGACTTGGGTTGACGCTTAATGCCAAGAAAACGCGGATAGTTAATGCCATGAAAGAGCCGTTTGACTTTCTAGGTCACAGGTTCGCAGTTCAACCATCGAAAGTGACGGGCGAGTTGAAGACCTTTTACTATCCGACTCCCAAGGCTATGAAGTCTGTTAAGCAGAAAATCCGTGATGTTGTCCGAAAAGGGCAGCACTGGGATTGGCCCACATTGGTGAAAGAAAAGGTAAACCCGATTCTTCGCGGATGGGGGAATTACTTCAAGACAGGTAATTCAAGGAAGCATTTCTTGAGCATAGCGAATTACACGATATGGACACTCTGCATCATGTTGCGGAAGAAGCACAAGAAACGGGGTAAGGGGTGGAGGGACCACCCGCCGTCCTGGTTCTACGATTACCACGGGCTGTTTAAGCTGTACAGCCTGTCCGTAACCGGAGATGAAGGGAGTCGGTATGCCCGACCTGTGCCGTCGTAA
- a CDS encoding single-stranded DNA-binding protein yields the protein MASRGINKVILVGHLGQDPEVRYMPNGSAVVNLTLATSESWRDKQTGEQKDKTEWHRVVLFNKLAEVAGEYLRKGAQVYIEGALQTRKWQDQTGQDRYTTEIIVGINGVMQMLGGGGRQTGGTPASNLQDGANTMMPPGMPLQGGAVHDGAPGYPPQQPSSSKPFNAPPAPRHDQSRPAVRPNNSSEPAEAFDDDIPF from the coding sequence ATGGCCAGTAGAGGCATAAACAAAGTAATTTTGGTTGGACATTTAGGGCAAGATCCCGAGGTTCGTTACATGCCGAACGGAAGTGCCGTGGTCAACCTCACCTTAGCGACGTCAGAAAGCTGGCGTGATAAACAAACCGGTGAACAGAAAGATAAAACGGAATGGCATCGTGTCGTGTTGTTTAACAAACTGGCAGAGGTGGCAGGTGAATATCTGCGTAAAGGTGCTCAAGTCTACATCGAAGGGGCTTTACAAACGCGCAAATGGCAAGACCAAACCGGTCAAGATCGTTACACTACCGAAATTATCGTTGGCATTAATGGCGTAATGCAAATGCTAGGTGGTGGTGGACGTCAAACGGGTGGTACACCTGCTAGCAACTTGCAAGACGGGGCGAACACGATGATGCCACCAGGTATGCCACTACAGGGTGGTGCGGTGCATGATGGTGCGCCAGGTTATCCGCCTCAGCAGCCATCGAGCAGCAAACCCTTTAACGCCCCTCCTGCGCCACGCCATGATCAATCAAGACCGGCTGTTCGGCCCAACAATAGCAGCGAGCCTGCAGAAGCTTTTGACGATGATATCCCGTTTTGA